Genomic window (Sphingobacteriales bacterium):
GACTATGTATTTACGGGCGAAGCAGAAGATTATTGGTTAGAAATATTGCCGAAAAGTGGCGGTAAAAAAGGCAACACCGCCGCCGCCGCTTGGGAATGTTCCGTATTTCCGTTGCCCGCCCGCGATGTGGTATATTATCATCTGCACGCCTATTCGGGGGCTGTCTATTCGCTGGAATTATACGACATCAGCGGCAAACTCCTCCTTTTACAAACACAAAACGATGTGGCACAGGGTCAAATCAGCACTGCCCATTTGAGCAGCGGGGTTTATCTGTTGCGCATCGTTTCCGAGCAGCAGGTTCTACAAGCAAAAGTGGTGGTGGAATAATATTATTTCCATTTTTACAAGATATTTAACAAAAAGTGCAACAAAGCAATTGCTTTGTTGCACTTTTTGTCTTTTATTGCAGTATATTTGATATATTTGACGATTGTTCTGTTTTATTTTGCATTTCTTTTATGAAAACAATACATCTAAAAACATTATCAACATTAGTCGCACTATTTTTTTGCCTGTTGATAAATTGTCCCGTAAAAGCACAATTTGAGGCAAGAGCCGTCATAATAGAATTTTCAGGTAAATATTATTATAGTAGATTTAATGGGTACAGAAATCAATTCCAACCAATCCAAGAATCTTCTTTGTCTATTAAAAGTGGATTGGGTTATAATATATTAAAAAATCTGCAACTTGGAATAGGAGCTATATACCAAAGAGACACCTATATCCAACAGATATTTGCAGCTTTAAATACCTCCACAATAAAAAACACACACCCTTACCTGTTTTTGAGAGCGATGACACCTCCAATATTATCGCGTGTACAGGGTGCTGTTAAAGTGCAATATACTCAATGGAATATCCCTCTTTATAATATTTATAATAGCAAAAATTTATTACAAAAGGCTTCCAAAATAAATATATCGCCCGAATTGCATGTGTTTTTATTAAAATATTTAGACGCATATATTAATTTTCACGGATTTGAAGCCTTATTGTATAATGCCAACAATGAATACTACGACTTTAATTTAGAAGCCAAACAATGGAGTGGCGGAATGATGTTGCAACTATCTTTTTAACTCAAAAAAAACAAAATGACTTATGCTGAAAACAATATGTATTTGTATGGGTATGATGCTATATGTATCAAATACATTAAAGGCTCAATTACAAAAAAATGCTGTTTTGTTGGAATTAACAGGAATGGCTGCTTTGGGGGTTTATAATGGTAATAATTATACTACAAATGAAGAAACCAATTATAAAGAACTTTACAGAAAAATTCAGTTACAGGCGAATGTAGGATATGCCATTAATCGGCATTTTTATGCAGGTGTACAATTTCATTATCAATATGATCTTGAACAAGCTACAGCCACCCAAAAAGCCTATTACCACCGCGACACCATATTGTATTATAGTCCATATGAAGAAGATACGATAATTAGAATCACTACTCCACGCAATGCCAATGTAAAACACATTAAATCTAGTGTAAGCAGACCTGCTCTATATGTATATGGCGGTATTTCGAGAAAAGTCACTTCCAAAATATCCTTACATTTTCGTTTGGCAGCAGGTATTATGCAAGAGTATGTAAATTTAAAAAAAGTGGATTATTCACATAATAATTCTCACTTTTATACAATGGGCGATCCTATTATCATTGATCAACCTGTTATTTCATTTGACTATTCCAAAGAAGAACGTTTTTTATATTATTCTTATACCATTCTCTCTTTATCGCCTCAGCTTTTATGGCAAATATCTCACAGATGGGGATTGGAATGTAATTTTGGAGTTATTCGGTTTTCCAATTCTCCCCAAATTACTCAATTCCGGACGGATATAGAACCGAAATATTGGAATATAGGAGTTTTCTTTCTTTTTAACAATGGTATGCAACCAAAAAAATAATTATAATTTAAAATAATATGTTTTTTAAAAGATATATCCTGCGTTTCGTATTTGTATGCCATTCTTATTCTCAAAATTTTGGATTTTTTCACCCAAAAAATAATCTTTTTTCATTTAACTTTGGGGCGTTTTAGCTGTTATTGTACTTTTCAGAGTTATCTCCATTTTTTATTTTGTATTCTACTGTTCGTTCTTGGCTGCATCAACTTTTGGATATATCGCTGTTTCGGCGGGTATTGTCGTTATTGTCGCCGTATCGTAAGGTATTTTATGTAGCCTTGCTGTTGGCGGTGTGTGGGGCGGTGTTGTCGCCTTTGCGCCCTTATCTCATTCAATACACCATTGATACGCACGTTTTGCACTACGATACAGTGGGTTTGCGCCGTATGATTGGTATTATTTTGGTATTGCTACTGATAGAAGGCGGCGTAAAATATATTTTTGCATATATTACTTCGTGGTTGGGGCAAAGTGTGGTAAAAGATTTGCGCACCCGCGTTTTTGAATACATCACCGCCCTGCGCTTGCGATATTTTGATACCACGCCCATTGGCACTTCCACCACGCGCACCATCAACGATGTAGAAGCCATCAACGATATTTTTGCCGCCGGTGTAGTGGATATTTTCGCCGACCTCCTTTCTATTGCCGTTGTGCTGGGTTTTATGTTTTACAGCGATTGGCGGCTCACTTTGGTATGTCTGCTCACTTTCCCCGTTTTTATTTATTGTACTTATCTGTTCAAAGAGGGTGTTAATAAAACCTTTCATATCATTCGCACACAAGTAGCCAAAATGAACGCTTTTTTGCAAGAGCATATCAGCGGTATGAGCATTGTGCAGCTTTTTGCCGCCGAACAAAAAGAAATGCAGCGTTTTAAAGCCATCAATGACGAACAAACACGCGCCAACATTGATTCTATCTGGTATTATTCTTTGTTTTTTCCGGCAGTAGAAATTATTCAGGCGAGTGCTTTGGGGCTGATGCTTTGGTATGGCTCTTATCGGGTGATGGGCAATGCGGCTTCTATCGGTACGCTCATCGCTTTTATGATGTATTTGAATATGTTGTTTCGCCCTTTGCGCGTCATTGCCGACACTTTCAACACCTTGCAAATGGGACTGATAGCGGCAGAGCGTGTGTTTGCGTTATTGGACAAAGCCGAATGGCGACAACGCAATGAGGGCACTTTGCAGGCAAGCACTTTACAGGGAAAGGTGGAGTTTAAAAATGTATTTTTTCGTACAACGACAAAGACTGGGTATTGCGCAATGTGTCTTTTCAGGTAGCCGCGGAAAAACTTTAGCCTTAGTGGGAGCTACCGGAGCAGGAAAATCTTCCGTTATCAATATCCTTAACCGCTTTTATGATATTCAGCAAGGCGAAATTTTGATAGATGATGTGCCGATACAGCAATACGAACTTTCGGCATTGCGCCGACAAATAGGGCTGGTATTGCAAGATGTGTTTTTGTTTTCAGGAACTATTTTGGATAATATTACGCTGCGCAACCCCGCCATTCCTTTTGAAAAAGTAGTAGAGGCTGCTACGCTGGCAGGTGCGCACGAATTTATACAAAAACTGCCCGAAGGCTACCACTATCAGGTGCTGGAGCGCGGAGCTACGCTGTCGCAGGGGCAACGGCAACTGATTTCCTTTGTGCGGGCATTGGTGTATAATCCGCACATTTTGATTTTGGACGAAGCCACCGCCTCCATTGATACCGAAAGCGAAATATTGGTGCAGCAGGCGATGGAAAAACTATTGGAGGGGCGTACCGCCATCATTATTGCGCACCGCCTGAGTACCGTGCGCCACGCCGACCATATTTTGGTGCTGCGCAAGGGCGAAATTGTGGAAAGCGGCACACACGACACGCTGCTGCAAGTACAAAACGGCTATTATCGCCGCCTCTACGAAATGCAGTTTGATAAAGAGCGCGTGTAGTTTTTAGGCGTGTTTGAGGTAGTATTGTATTAAAATCAACTTTTTATTTCTTCCTTTTATAAAGAAAAAAGAAACAGGTATTTGCAAAAAACAAGCGAAATTTCGCTACCTTTGCGACATTATTCAAAAAACAATATTTTAACCCTATTAAAATAGTCCATGAAAATTTTAGTTTGTATCAGCAAAGTACCCGATACTACCACCAAAATTTCTTTTACCAACAACAATACGCAGTTTAATGAAAGTGGTGTTACTTCCATTATCAACCCCACCGATGAGTGGTATGCTTTAGTGCGTGCTTTGGAATTGGTAGAACAAAACGGCGGCTCGGTGACGGTGGCTTGTGTGGGCGATGCCACTGCCGAACAACTCATTCGCAAAGCCTTGGCTATCGGCGGCGATGAAGGTGTACGCATTGACGTAGAGCCGCAAGATGCGTATCAGGCAGCAGCGAATTTGGCAGCATATGCTAAAGACAAAAACTTTGACATCATTTTTACCGGTAAAGAAACCATCAATTACAACGGCTCAATAATGGGCGGTATGTTGGCAGAATTGCTCGATTTGCCTTATATTTCTTTGGCTTCTAAGTTGGATATACAAAGCAATATCGCTACTATTGAGCGCGAAATTGAAGGCGGCAGAGAAATTGTAGAAGTGGCAATACCCTTTGTGGCGAGTGCCAATAAGGGTTTAGCCGAACAGCGTATTCCCAATATGCGTGGTATTATGGCGGCACGCACCAAGCCCGTGCAGGTAATTGCGCCTTACAGCAACACAGATGCACTTACGCAAGTGGTGGGCTACGAATTGCCGGCGGCGCGTTCTTCGGTGCAGTTGATAGCCCCCGACAATATGGACGAGTTAGTACGTCTTTTACACGAAAAATCAAAAGTGATATAATCTCTTTTTGTAATTTTTTTTAAAGAAACAAGGAGATTTTCAATGCTTTGCAGCATTTCAACAGTTTCAAAGCAAGATAACCGTCAATTTATTTTTTATCTGACCCATTTTATATATTTTTAAATATCTATGAGTATTCTCGTTTTTATAGAGCACGAAGGAAATAAAATAAAAAAATCATCGCTTGAAACTGCTTTGTATGGTGCGGCTATTGCCCAGCAGGAAGGCAGCACTGCTCAGGCAGTAGTATTGGGCGATATTGATGCGGCACAAGCCGCCACTTTGGGCAAATACGGCATATCCAAAGTATGGCAGGTGGGCGGCAATTTCAGCGATTTAGATGCAAACCGCCACAGCCGCGCAGTTTCGGAAGTTGCCCAACAATGTGGCGCAACCACCATCGTTTTTAGTCATAATTATACCGGAAAGGCAGTAGCCCCGCGCGTAGCGGCACGCCTGAAAGCCGGTTTGGTATCGGGTATTGCCACTTTGCCGAAAGCCGATGGCATCGTATGCAAGAGTTCTTTTTCGGGAAAAGCTTTTGCCGATTATCGCGTTCTGTCGCCGATACGGATATTGTCGCTTACGCCCAATTCTATGCCCGTAAAACCGACTTCGGACAATAGTGCTGCCGTAGAAACGGTGCAGGTGAACGTACCCGTTGCACAGGTAAAAGTAAAGCAAGTGGTGAAATTATCGGATAAAATTCCTTTAACCGAAGCAGAAATCGTAGTATCGGGCGGGCGCGGTTTGAAAGGTCCTGAAAATTGGGGAATGATAGAAGAAATGGCGAATATTTTAGGTGCTGCCACTGCTTGCAGTCGTCCGGTTGCCGACACGCACTGGCGACCACACCACGAGCATGTAGGTCAAACAGGAATTGCCATCAGCCCTAATTTGTATATAGCTATCGGTATTTCGGGAGCTATCCAGCATTTGGCGGGTGTGAGCGGCAGCAAAGTAATTGTGGTTATCAACAAAGATGCCGAAGCTCCTTTCTTTAAAGCCGCCGACTACGGAGTGATAGGCGATGCTTTTGAAGTAGTACCGCGCCTCAACGAAGCACTCAAAAAATTTAAAGCCTCGCATGCATAGGGGCAGGTAAAGAAAAAAGAATATTATTGTTCTTTTTCTTGATAAAAAATTAAAGCCCTCATTTGTTATTCAACAGCAAATGAGGGCTTTTTTTATTTTTAAAAAGTTTTGTTTATTATATCCACGCTGCCACCGTCTGTGCAGAAATAGCATTGTGGCTGGCCTGGTAAACGGCAGCTCCGTTTTTGATAACAATCACCTGCGGCGATTGGTGTGCTATTTGTAGGCGTGCTGCCACCGTATTGGAAACCTCCCGAAACGCCAATAAATCCAAATAATACAGTGTTGCCGCATCTTCGTCCTTGTGCTGCCATTGCCGCTCAAAACGTTGTTTTGCCATATCGCTGATGGAGCAGCGCGTACTGTGCTTAAAAATAACCTGAGTTTGCTGTTGCGATGCCGTCAGAATTTCTTCTAATTGTGTTTCACTTTGCAGAGGAATCCAGTTCATAAAATAAAGAAAATAAGCAGATGAAAATAAAAATTATATGTACATCAACAAATAAAAACAAAAAAGTTTGAATAAAAATGCAAAAAATCATTTTTAGTACAAGTAAGGCATATCAAATGTGCCAATAAAACAACATCTTTGCTTTAATATTTTTTTAAAAATAGGCGAAACCTGAGAACCATATTTGGTGTTTTTACTTTTTATTTCTAATCAATCAACGATACAATCAATCTGTATATAATGAATATTCAAAGAATTGTTGCGACTATATTCTTCTTATTGTGTTTGCAGTGTTGGAATACACAGGCACAGGAAAAATCGGTTTATTTTGAAGGCAATGCTGCTCAGTCCACCGAAGATTTTTATTTTTTGTATTATCCTCAATACCTCGCCGGCAGCGACAGCGTCGCCGTAAAAGCCCAGCAACAAGGCGGGCGGTTCAGTGCCACTTTGCCCCTCGATGCGCTGCGTACCGTGCTGCTGCGCTACGGCAATCAGGAGGCGACTTTGGTGGCTGCACCCAACGATACCATTACACTGAATTTCAATGCCGACTCGTTAGTGGCTACGCTGCAATTTCCCGATAGCACCCGTGCCGCTTCTGCACAGAATCGTTTTTGGCAGGCTTTTTATAAAAAATTCCAAAAAGATTACAGTCCGGTGGCTTGCACCAACCTGATGACCGAAACCGTAAATGTGGACAAATACGAAATGGATATTTTCACGCAACGCTCCCAACAATGGAATTTTTTGAAAAATTACCGCGAGCGCAGCCGCTTTTCCAAAGCATTTGCCCAATATGCCGAAGACAATATCCGCTATCATTATGTATATCAACTATTTGCATACCCTATTATCAGAGGCAACAGCGACCAAAAAAACATGCGGGTACAGCCTTTGCCTGCCGTTATGCTCGATGCCGTAAACGAAGATATGATTAATCGCCCCGAACTCCTGAATTTAGAAGCCTATCGCAATTTTTTAAAATACTACATCATTTACAAAGCCTCCGAAAGTAATGATTTTCAGAAATTTACGAGTATCAATACTTCGGTGTCTTTAAAATACAAAACTGCACAAGACTATTTGAGCGACGAACCTCTGCTGTATTTTATGAGCGAACACTTGTTGGAATATGGCGAAAAAATGCTGCCTTCTACGCTGCGCCGTATTCACAGCGATTTGGAAGCCGCCGACCAGCAAACCCACTATGCCCAACTCGTGGCGCAACGCTGTCGGGAACGCCTCGCCGCCGAAGACCCCAAAGACGAAACTGCCGTTGCCTCCGCCGAGCCTGTGCCCGCCAAGAAGAACACCGATGCGCTGCTGATAGATATGAAAGGAAAAGAAGTAAAACTGAGCGATTTTGAAGGAAAAGTAGTGTATATAGATTTTTGGGCAAGCTGGTGTGGTCCGTGTAGAGCGCAATTCCCTTTTGCCAAACAATTACACCATCGTTTTACCAAAAAAGAATTGGAAAAAATAGTGTTTTTGTATGTAAATATTGACAATACCGAAGAAAAATGGAAAGAAGCCTTAGAAAAATTAGAAATAGAAGGGTTTCACGCTTTTTCGGCGGGCGGCTGGAACTCCAAAGCAGCAAAGCATTTTCAGCTCAATTCTATTCCGCGCTATATGATTATGGACAAAAAAGGAAAATTTGTGGACATCAATGCGCCGCGCCCCCAACAAGCAGATGAAGTATATCAGATGCTGAAAAATTTGTTGTAATAAAAAGTCGGAATTATACGTTTTGAGTGTTTTTTGGATAAAAAACGAACAAAACAAATTTATTTGATGCTTATAATTCAAAAACATACATTATATTTGTAAAAAATATTAAATCGGTTGATATATGAGAAAATTATTTTTTACCTTTATTTTTCTTGCAGGCAGTATGGCACTGTTGCAGGCGCAATTGCCCATTGCTAATTTTCCCGACTTCGACCACCCTGATGTGAAAGGGCAGCAACATCATTTTTATCAATATCTTGAAGAAGGAAAAATAGTAGTTCCGCTGTTTTTGGATATGTGGAACAACACTTGTTTAGAGCGTGCGGCGGCTTTCAATGAAGTGTGGGAACGCCACGGACCCGATGGCGACAATACAACAATCGTTGTTGGTTTGGAAAGTACCCCCAATGGCAGCGATGCCGATGTAGCTACTTTTCCTGCCGATTATCCGATGATAAACACTATCAAAGGTTGCAGCGACAAACCAAATTGCGGATTGCCGCATTATTATGTGGTATGCCCCGACGGTTACTGGACAAAAGTAGATGCCGCCGACCCTGCCAACCTCGCCGATGCTTTTACGCAAGCCATCAACAATTGCCCCGTTTTTGATTCTGATGCCGCCGTATTGAGCATCGACAGAAACTATGTGGTGTGCGATGGTCAGATTTCGCCCAAAGTAAATTTTTATAATCGCGGCAAAAATGCCCTCACTTCGGCAGTATTTATGGTTAAGCTCAACGGAGTAGTACAAACTTTTTTTCCTTGGAGCGGCAACTTAGCGCAGTTCGGCACACAAGATGTCGTTATTCCCGCCTTTTCTGCTCCCACCGAAAGCGGCGCGTATGAACTTTCTATTGAGGTGAGCAGCCCCAATGGTGTTATTGACCAACAAAGCGGCAACAATAAAAAAATATCTTCGGTGTATATCATTAATCCTGCCGAAGCCGAAAATATGACTTTGGAGGTAGAACCCGATTTTTATCCCGAAGAAGTGGTATGGCAAATAACTACACAAGACGGTACCGTGGTACTCGGCGAAGGAAAAGGATATAATGGTGCATTTACGCAAGCTCTGTGCGCTCGCAAAGGCGAGTGCTACACCCTGCATTTATACGATGAAGGATTTGACGGCTTTGAAAGCGGCGGCGGTGCTGTTTATCAAAACGGCTACAAAATTTTTGATTTTACTTCCGACAACCACAAGTTTGGATATAGTAAATTCGATTTCTGTATGTCTGTCGAAACGGTAAGTGGCAACGGTCCCACCGAAACCGGCGGCTCTCCGCAAACCCACACCGGCATAGGGGATATTCAGAACACCGCAATAACATTTGTACGCACACAGCAGCAGATTTATATTGATAGCGAAATAGCTTTACAAGGAGCTAATGTACAAATTTATGATATGAAAGGAAGCATTATGCAGAAAGAAAAATTGAATATTGCACAACAAATAGACATCAGTACACTGAGCAGCGGCGTATATGTATTGCACCTGCAACATTCGCAAGGCGATGCTACTTATAAATTTTCGGTGCTGAAATAAAAATGATAAGTAAATAATTAGGTTTTACAAATAAACCTTTTAATAATTATTTCAATGATGGAATACAGGTGTGATAAGCACGGTTTTTAATGAAAATCCTTTCAATCATTGTATTCAAAACCAAATAAAAATCGCCCGCCTTCGCAGTGGCAGATTTGATTTAATTTTTCCACTTTACCGTCAAATAATTTACCGTCAGCATTTTTATCCCTTTCGTAAATATCATTTCTGAAATTCAAATTGCCTTTGGAGTCCACCCACGAGGTGAAATAAGTAATTGTTACCGGAATTTTTCTTGCCTTTACCTGTATTTCTTTTTCTCCTGTATTTTTGAACACAGAATCAATTTTTTCACTTGGCCATGCTTTATTGTCCCTCAATACAAATTCTGCCAGTTTTTGCGGCTCTGCCACACGAATACAGCCGTGGCTGAAAGCACGGTCGGTATCGTTGAAATATTTTTTGGAAGGGGTATCGTGCATGTAAATACTGTACTGATTGGGAAATAAAAATTTCACTTTGCCCAAAGCATTTTTTTCGCCGGGTTTTTGGCGGAGGATATAGGGAAAATTGTCCTCAGTTACTGTATTCCATTTGATGCTTGACGGCGATACGGCTTCCGAATCATCGGGTGTGCGTACTATTTCCATATCGTGCGATTTCAGATAGCCGCTCGGATTTTTTTTGAGGTCGGGTAAAATTTCTTTTGTGATAATACTGTGCGGCACATACCAATATGGCGAAAATACCACCGTACTCAATTTGTCCTTTAAACAACTCCGTTTTAGCACTCGTTTTGCCCACCACCACACGCATACTCCACAGCAAGCTGTCGTTGCTATTAAATGCGTGCAGTTTGTATTCGGGAACATTTACAAGCAGATACTCGCCCTCGGCTTTAGTAGACAACCAGCGCAGACGCTCCAAATTAATATACATCGTGCGCAGACGCTGTGCGAGCGGTACATTGATTGCCTCTATAAAGTCTTTGCCGATGGCAGTATCGCGGGGTAAGCCGTGGCGTTTGCGGAAATTTACAACCGCCTCTACCAATTCCGGCGAATAAAGGTCGGAACTATCGGCTTTCGGCAAATCTTTGAGTATCGCCAAACGCTGCCTGATTGCCGGAATTAAAGGCGATTTTGTGTTGGGGCGAATTGGTTTTTTTGGCGCGGTTAAAGGCTCTAATTGGTCATACTGGGGCTGGATTTTTTTTATTTCTATAATACAGTCACGCATTTTATTGTATTGGGGGTGGATAATGCCCTGAGTGCCTTCTCCGTTTACCAAATTAGTCAAAGCGTCTTCGTATGACAATTTTTTCTTCGGAATATACCAACCCAAATCTTTTAGTTCGGTTTCCGAATCACCTTCAAATTCTTTATCTGCATACTGAAAGAACAAAGAAGTGAGCAATAGCTCTGTATTTATATCGGGAGTACTCTTTTTCTCATCTCCCCAATATATTTTTTCTACCAAATCATTAATGGTTTCTGCTTTAATCGCATTCTCGCTGCTGTCGGTAAATAATTCAAGGTGCTCTAAAAGATGACTCATAAAGGCGGCACTGTGTTCGTTGAGTCCGGTGGAATCGTACCAGGCGTATTCAAAATTACGGTCGCGGTAAAAATTGGAAATATGGATAGCATATTTAGAAAATTGAGAATTTTTTTCTAAAAACTCTTTAATCCGGCTGCTGTCCAAAAAAACGGCAAAATAAGCATTGTCGGCATTGATGGTGCTGTCAATGGCAAGAATGGTGGGTTTTGTACTTTGAGTTTCTTGAGTGGTAGCGGTATTATTGTTTTTACAGCCGACTGCTACTAAACTTATCCACACCAATATTATTAAAAGTGCAGAAAGGTAGGGTTTATAGATACGCATATATAAAAATGAAAGATGTTTTTTAAAAAAACGATAGTCCCGAAAAATACAGAAATGTTGTAGTGTTTTGTCCTACACAACGTATCTATATAAAGATTAGTTCAATGTAAAAAAACAAAATATTTAAGACAATGCAGCATATCTTATTGTATATAAAATTTATATTTCCTCTTGCTATTGCTCAACCATTTTTGCAGGCTGCTAAGGTCGGTGTGCGGCTCAAAAATGCCATAAAACGCCGAACCGCTGCCACTCATAGCGGCATATACTGCCTGATGATGGTATAAAAAATCAATGCCTTCGGCGATGTCAGGAAAATGGCGGCTGATGGGGGCTTGAAAGTCGTTGTGAAGTGCCTCTTTCCAAGTAGTTATGGGCTGCGAAATAAGGTGTTGCAGCGCAACGGCGGGCATTTTGGGAGTAATTTGGCGATATGCCCAAGCGGTATTAACGGCAATATTCGGAAAAACGCACACAAAGCGGTAGCGGCTCAAATCCAAAGAAAGTGGTGTTAATTGCTCACCTTTTCCGGTGGCGAGCGCAGGCGTGTTGCGGATAAAAAAAGCACAATCGCTGCCGATGCGGGCGGCTGCTTGTTGGAGTTGTTCTTCGCCGAGTTGGAGTTTGAATATGTCGTTGAGGGCACGCAACACAAAAGCAGCATCGGCAGAGCCGCCGCCCAAACCTGCACCCATCGGCAAGTGTTTTATCAAAAAAATATGCACCGGCGGCAAATCGTATTGTGTTTGCAACAAACGGTAGGCTTGGAGGCACAGGTTATTGTCGGGATTGCCGTCAATGGGCAGCCCTTCGCTCCGAAACACCAATTCCTTTGCCGGCACTATTTCCAGCACATCGCACCAAGGCAAAGGATAAAA
Coding sequences:
- a CDS encoding T9SS type A sorting domain-containing protein codes for the protein MTALAFALPDYITPNYYALRIIAADAPIAADAACDYVFTGEAEDYWLEILPKSGGKKGNTAAAAWECSVFPLPARDVVYYHLHAYSGAVYSLELYDISGKLLLLQTQNDVAQGQISTAHLSSGVYLLRIVSEQQVLQAKVVVE
- a CDS encoding electron transfer flavoprotein subunit beta/FixA family protein — translated: MKILVCISKVPDTTTKISFTNNNTQFNESGVTSIINPTDEWYALVRALELVEQNGGSVTVACVGDATAEQLIRKALAIGGDEGVRIDVEPQDAYQAAANLAAYAKDKNFDIIFTGKETINYNGSIMGGMLAELLDLPYISLASKLDIQSNIATIEREIEGGREIVEVAIPFVASANKGLAEQRIPNMRGIMAARTKPVQVIAPYSNTDALTQVVGYELPAARSSVQLIAPDNMDELVRLLHEKSKVI
- a CDS encoding electron transfer flavoprotein subunit alpha/FixB family protein; protein product: MSILVFIEHEGNKIKKSSLETALYGAAIAQQEGSTAQAVVLGDIDAAQAATLGKYGISKVWQVGGNFSDLDANRHSRAVSEVAQQCGATTIVFSHNYTGKAVAPRVAARLKAGLVSGIATLPKADGIVCKSSFSGKAFADYRVLSPIRILSLTPNSMPVKPTSDNSAAVETVQVNVPVAQVKVKQVVKLSDKIPLTEAEIVVSGGRGLKGPENWGMIEEMANILGAATACSRPVADTHWRPHHEHVGQTGIAISPNLYIAIGISGAIQHLAGVSGSKVIVVINKDAEAPFFKAADYGVIGDAFEVVPRLNEALKKFKASHA
- the ytxJ gene encoding bacillithiol system redox-active protein YtxJ, which produces MNWIPLQSETQLEEILTASQQQTQVIFKHSTRCSISDMAKQRFERQWQHKDEDAATLYYLDLLAFREVSNTVAARLQIAHQSPQVIVIKNGAAVYQASHNAISAQTVAAWI
- a CDS encoding TlpA family protein disulfide reductase encodes the protein MNIQRIVATIFFLLCLQCWNTQAQEKSVYFEGNAAQSTEDFYFLYYPQYLAGSDSVAVKAQQQGGRFSATLPLDALRTVLLRYGNQEATLVAAPNDTITLNFNADSLVATLQFPDSTRAASAQNRFWQAFYKKFQKDYSPVACTNLMTETVNVDKYEMDIFTQRSQQWNFLKNYRERSRFSKAFAQYAEDNIRYHYVYQLFAYPIIRGNSDQKNMRVQPLPAVMLDAVNEDMINRPELLNLEAYRNFLKYYIIYKASESNDFQKFTSINTSVSLKYKTAQDYLSDEPLLYFMSEHLLEYGEKMLPSTLRRIHSDLEAADQQTHYAQLVAQRCRERLAAEDPKDETAVASAEPVPAKKNTDALLIDMKGKEVKLSDFEGKVVYIDFWASWCGPCRAQFPFAKQLHHRFTKKELEKIVFLYVNIDNTEEKWKEALEKLEIEGFHAFSAGGWNSKAAKHFQLNSIPRYMIMDKKGKFVDINAPRPQQADEVYQMLKNLL
- a CDS encoding T9SS type A sorting domain-containing protein → MRKLFFTFIFLAGSMALLQAQLPIANFPDFDHPDVKGQQHHFYQYLEEGKIVVPLFLDMWNNTCLERAAAFNEVWERHGPDGDNTTIVVGLESTPNGSDADVATFPADYPMINTIKGCSDKPNCGLPHYYVVCPDGYWTKVDAADPANLADAFTQAINNCPVFDSDAAVLSIDRNYVVCDGQISPKVNFYNRGKNALTSAVFMVKLNGVVQTFFPWSGNLAQFGTQDVVIPAFSAPTESGAYELSIEVSSPNGVIDQQSGNNKKISSVYIINPAEAENMTLEVEPDFYPEEVVWQITTQDGTVVLGEGKGYNGAFTQALCARKGECYTLHLYDEGFDGFESGGGAVYQNGYKIFDFTSDNHKFGYSKFDFCMSVETVSGNGPTETGGSPQTHTGIGDIQNTAITFVRTQQQIYIDSEIALQGANVQIYDMKGSIMQKEKLNIAQQIDISTLSSGVYVLHLQHSQGDATYKFSVLK
- a CDS encoding L,D-transpeptidase family protein, which encodes MPHSIITKEILPDLKKNPSGYLKSHDMEIVRTPDDSEAVSPSSIKWNTVTEDNFPYILRQKPGEKNALGKVKFLFPNQYSIYMHDTPSKKYFNDTDRAFSHGCIRVAEPQKLAEFVLRDNKAWPSEKIDSVFKNTGEKEIQVKARKIPVTITYFTSWVDSKGNLNFRNDIYERDKNADGKLFDGKVEKLNQICHCEGGRFLFGFEYND
- a CDS encoding 4-(cytidine 5'-diphospho)-2-C-methyl-D-erythritol kinase, translating into MILFPNAKINLGLHICEKRPDGFHNLETVFYPLPWCDVLEIVPAKELVFRSEGLPIDGNPDNNLCLQAYRLLQTQYDLPPVHIFLIKHLPMGAGLGGGSADAAFVLRALNDIFKLQLGEEQLQQAAARIGSDCAFFIRNTPALATGKGEQLTPLSLDLSRYRFVCVFPNIAVNTAWAYRQITPKMPAVALQHLISQPITTWKEALHNDFQAPISRHFPDIAEGIDFLYHHQAVYAAMSGSGSAFYGIFEPHTDLSSLQKWLSNSKRKYKFYIQ